A portion of the Stigmatella aurantiaca DW4/3-1 genome contains these proteins:
- a CDS encoding fibronectin type III domain-containing protein, which translates to MRHVAKLTACCALLGAATSWAIVPPESGPGTLASKAFFKPELTLTISNVPLRELQPQMSTAGLRSWDAFFARNGRDFNVYLDARTGTPTSIQGSIPLIPGDGVGNRVTLDGLRQRLGRTVAQVDAATVADLVVQFIVNNQDAMAVDPLMLGEPRVTQVTPQLWQVHIPQVIDGVPVRHSRVAATISHGNLILIGTEAWSTPQQLSVRPTVAPEQAMAFAGDRFGLLETPSTLWMQPTLEVVPQVRADAQRGQTFIGKVGQGYTYNLAWTYGFQRPGEQERWKVTVDAQSGEVLSMEDDNHYIDATIKGGIYPTTNIETCADNTVCGTIQPNSPMPWANTGFASPNNYTDGAGVYNYSSGTVSTTLDGKYVKITDTCGTPSFSSTTGNIDMGGETGDHDCVTDGGGTGNTAAARSCFYELNKLKEQARGWLPANTWLQGKLTANVNIGSTCNAFWNGSTVNFYKSGGGCRNTGEIGAVFDHEWGHGIDNYDANGTLSNSSEGYADIAAIYRLQTSCIGFGFFHTTNTGCGQTPDGSGYNQNEAQTGAAWCNTNCSGVRDADWDKHVNKTPSTPANFVCTRCSSGTGPCGKQVHCAASPTRQAAWDFVARDLRAAPFNYDSNTAFLVANKVFYQGSGNVGTWHGCNCTAGTSDGCGATNGYMQWLAADDDNGNLADGTPHMTALYAAFNRHNIACSTPAPVNGGCASGPSSAPTATATPGDGQVSLAWTPVTNATQYWVMKTEGFAGCDFGKAKIATVTGSSYVDSEVANGRAYCYSVVAAGSSAACYSPGSTCTCVTPACSAPASPALSSPAAGSTGVELAAVLDWADAASASSYDVQVATDAAFTNVVASASALASSTWTVSPALSANTLYYWRVRASNSCGGSTAWTAARTFTTRGCVNLAAPTLLSPADNATGVGSTATLDWSDVASATGYEVQVAKDSAFATVVASGTSAASTWTVSPALSSNTLYYWRVRATDACGKSAYSSVSKFTTAQVCTPLAATYNATTKSPACVAGCGCDTGTTLINGRGTLSGGNEPNRPNTLGGTCADGNSGTYHSDESIDRIVIKTVDQGSFAPGKQVTVDVTVWCFGTTDGLDLYYTTAVGTPSWTTLATNLACTAGGRAQTFSQTFTLNGTATGQQAVRAQFRYGGTASSACVSGSYNDRDDLVFAVSASAQPKQAMLVPGTFESGRP; encoded by the coding sequence ATGCGTCATGTCGCGAAGTTGACCGCCTGTTGTGCGCTGCTCGGTGCAGCCACCAGTTGGGCGATCGTCCCCCCCGAGTCTGGTCCTGGAACCCTCGCGAGCAAGGCTTTCTTCAAGCCCGAGCTCACCCTGACCATTAGCAACGTCCCCCTGCGCGAGCTCCAGCCGCAGATGTCCACCGCGGGCCTGCGCTCGTGGGACGCGTTCTTCGCGCGCAACGGCCGCGACTTCAATGTTTACCTGGATGCCCGGACGGGAACCCCCACCTCCATCCAGGGCTCCATTCCCCTCATCCCCGGCGACGGCGTGGGCAACCGCGTCACGCTCGATGGGCTCCGCCAGCGCCTGGGGCGCACCGTGGCGCAGGTGGACGCGGCCACCGTCGCGGACCTCGTGGTCCAGTTCATCGTGAACAACCAGGACGCCATGGCCGTGGACCCGCTGATGCTCGGCGAGCCGCGCGTCACCCAGGTCACCCCGCAGCTGTGGCAGGTGCACATTCCCCAGGTGATTGATGGCGTGCCCGTGCGGCACAGCCGCGTGGCGGCCACCATCAGCCACGGTAACCTCATCCTCATCGGCACCGAGGCGTGGTCCACGCCCCAGCAGCTCTCCGTGCGCCCCACGGTGGCCCCCGAGCAGGCGATGGCGTTCGCCGGTGACCGGTTCGGCCTGCTCGAGACGCCGAGCACCCTGTGGATGCAGCCCACGCTGGAGGTCGTCCCCCAGGTGCGCGCGGACGCGCAGCGTGGCCAGACTTTCATTGGCAAGGTGGGCCAGGGCTACACCTACAACCTGGCGTGGACCTATGGCTTCCAGCGCCCCGGCGAGCAGGAGCGCTGGAAGGTGACGGTGGATGCCCAGTCCGGAGAGGTGCTCTCCATGGAGGACGACAACCACTACATCGATGCCACCATCAAGGGCGGCATCTACCCCACCACCAACATCGAGACGTGCGCCGACAACACCGTGTGCGGCACGATCCAGCCCAACTCCCCCATGCCGTGGGCGAACACGGGCTTCGCCTCGCCCAACAACTACACGGATGGCGCGGGCGTCTACAACTACTCCTCGGGCACCGTCAGCACCACGCTGGACGGCAAGTACGTGAAGATCACCGACACCTGCGGCACCCCGAGCTTCAGCTCCACGACGGGCAACATCGACATGGGCGGCGAGACCGGTGACCACGACTGCGTCACCGACGGCGGCGGCACGGGCAACACGGCCGCGGCGCGCTCCTGCTTCTACGAGCTCAACAAGCTGAAGGAGCAGGCCCGTGGCTGGCTGCCGGCCAACACCTGGCTCCAGGGCAAGCTGACCGCCAACGTCAACATCGGCAGCACCTGCAACGCTTTCTGGAACGGCTCGACCGTCAACTTCTACAAGAGCGGCGGCGGCTGCCGGAACACGGGCGAGATTGGCGCCGTGTTCGACCACGAGTGGGGCCACGGCATCGACAACTACGACGCCAACGGCACGCTCAGCAACTCCAGCGAGGGCTACGCGGACATCGCCGCCATCTACCGCCTGCAGACCTCCTGCATTGGCTTCGGCTTCTTCCACACCACGAACACGGGCTGCGGCCAGACGCCGGATGGCTCGGGCTACAACCAGAACGAGGCCCAGACGGGCGCGGCCTGGTGCAACACGAACTGCTCCGGCGTGCGCGACGCGGACTGGGACAAGCACGTCAACAAGACGCCCTCCACCCCGGCCAACTTCGTGTGCACCCGCTGCAGCTCCGGCACGGGCCCGTGCGGCAAGCAGGTGCACTGCGCGGCCTCGCCCACCCGCCAGGCGGCGTGGGACTTCGTGGCGCGCGACCTGCGCGCCGCGCCGTTCAACTACGACTCGAACACCGCGTTCCTCGTGGCCAACAAGGTCTTCTACCAGGGCAGCGGCAACGTGGGCACGTGGCACGGCTGCAACTGCACCGCGGGCACCTCTGACGGCTGCGGCGCCACCAACGGCTACATGCAGTGGCTGGCGGCGGACGATGACAACGGCAACCTGGCGGACGGCACGCCGCACATGACGGCCCTCTACGCGGCCTTCAACCGCCACAACATCGCCTGCTCCACCCCGGCCCCCGTCAACGGAGGCTGCGCCAGCGGTCCTTCCTCGGCCCCCACCGCCACCGCCACCCCGGGTGACGGCCAGGTCTCCCTGGCGTGGACGCCGGTGACCAACGCCACCCAGTACTGGGTGATGAAGACGGAGGGCTTCGCGGGCTGTGACTTCGGCAAGGCGAAGATCGCCACCGTCACGGGCTCCAGCTACGTCGACAGCGAGGTGGCCAATGGCCGCGCGTACTGCTACTCGGTCGTGGCGGCCGGCTCGAGCGCCGCCTGCTACAGCCCGGGCAGCACCTGCACCTGCGTGACGCCGGCGTGCAGCGCCCCCGCGTCCCCCGCCCTCAGCTCGCCCGCCGCGGGGAGCACCGGCGTGGAGCTGGCCGCGGTCCTGGACTGGGCGGATGCGGCCAGCGCCAGCAGCTACGACGTGCAGGTGGCCACGGACGCCGCCTTCACCAACGTGGTGGCCTCGGCCTCGGCCCTGGCCTCCAGCACCTGGACCGTCTCGCCGGCGCTGTCCGCCAACACCCTCTATTACTGGCGGGTGCGGGCCTCCAACTCCTGCGGTGGCTCCACCGCGTGGACCGCCGCGCGCACCTTCACCACGCGCGGCTGCGTGAACCTGGCGGCGCCTACCCTGCTGAGCCCGGCGGACAACGCCACGGGCGTTGGCAGCACCGCCACGCTGGACTGGAGCGATGTGGCGAGCGCCACGGGGTACGAGGTGCAGGTGGCCAAGGACTCGGCGTTTGCCACCGTGGTGGCCTCCGGCACTTCGGCGGCCAGCACCTGGACGGTCTCTCCGGCCCTGAGCTCCAACACCCTGTACTACTGGCGGGTGCGTGCGACGGACGCGTGCGGCAAGAGCGCGTACAGCAGCGTGTCCAAGTTCACCACCGCCCAGGTCTGCACGCCGCTGGCCGCCACCTACAATGCCACCACCAAGAGCCCGGCCTGCGTGGCGGGTTGCGGCTGTGACACGGGCACCACGCTCATCAATGGCCGTGGCACCCTGAGCGGCGGGAACGAGCCGAACCGGCCGAACACCCTCGGTGGGACGTGCGCCGACGGCAACAGCGGCACCTACCACTCGGACGAGAGCATCGACCGCATCGTCATCAAGACGGTGGACCAGGGGTCCTTCGCCCCGGGCAAGCAGGTCACGGTCGACGTGACGGTGTGGTGCTTCGGCACCACGGACGGCCTGGACCTCTACTACACGACGGCGGTGGGCACGCCTTCCTGGACCACGCTGGCCACGAACCTGGCGTGCACGGCGGGAGGCCGGGCCCAGACGTTCTCCCAGACCTTCACGCTCAACGGCACCGCGACCGGCCAGCAGGCCGTGCGCGCCCAGTTCCGTTACGGCGGCACCGCCTCCTCCGCGTGTGTCAGCGGCAGCTACAATGACCGGGACGACCTCGTCTTCGCGGTCTCGGCCTCGGCCCAGCCGAAGCAGGCCATGCTCGTCCCCGGAACGTTCGAGTCCGGGCGGCCGTAA
- a CDS encoding restriction endonuclease fold toxin 5 domain-containing protein has translation MKVVRLDTGRGEPIVHVPRLEGEPEKVGRTAFKEALAKHGRTVPPSERPLEFARQLFGMSERSGWYRYERKSRRLFSLGAENELKVEISPADEALNRLYVLWCGRTWGPPPRDCLRLLMDRPLLDGEGKYALAMAMAQGAVLGEMKEAFGHLVSPEAIAATLTGAMTMYLMLWLLPEPVSKGVAALMTVGLVSYLGWELVWKLIAGWREMVAAVDEATTFEEIRTAAEQFARVMGDKGAKALVMMATVAAGNTAAGMAAKMPTLPGAGKAAAVAEAQMNIRFSAAALAQVKAVALHAEGVIVTLAPTAVAMTAHGNSGGPTGTQVQPLPSGGPGKWIQVDESMSGNARTYQAQITGAPKGYAYRVTRGPEEVDFDGFEQGVLLEVKGNGYAQWIDHKLNFFKIFEGGPKMLDQARRQLRAARGTPIRWVVAEEKLASVLRKMFADANLPIEVIHVLPAP, from the coding sequence ATGAAAGTGGTTCGCCTGGACACTGGCCGGGGCGAGCCCATCGTCCACGTTCCGCGCCTTGAGGGAGAGCCCGAGAAGGTCGGCCGCACCGCCTTCAAGGAAGCCCTCGCGAAACATGGGCGCACAGTGCCCCCCAGCGAGCGGCCCTTGGAGTTCGCTCGCCAGTTGTTCGGAATGAGCGAACGCAGTGGCTGGTACCGCTACGAGCGCAAAAGCCGACGGCTGTTCTCTCTCGGTGCGGAAAATGAGCTGAAGGTGGAGATTTCGCCTGCCGACGAGGCGTTGAACCGCCTGTACGTCCTGTGGTGTGGCCGCACCTGGGGACCCCCGCCCAGGGATTGCCTGCGCTTGCTGATGGACAGACCCCTTCTGGACGGCGAAGGAAAATACGCTTTGGCGATGGCCATGGCCCAGGGGGCAGTGCTGGGGGAGATGAAGGAAGCCTTCGGGCACCTGGTAAGCCCTGAAGCCATTGCAGCAACCCTCACAGGTGCGATGACGATGTACCTGATGCTGTGGCTCTTACCCGAGCCTGTCTCAAAAGGGGTGGCGGCGCTCATGACCGTGGGGTTGGTCAGCTACTTGGGCTGGGAGCTGGTGTGGAAGCTCATCGCCGGATGGCGCGAGATGGTGGCAGCTGTGGATGAGGCCACCACCTTCGAGGAGATCCGTACAGCAGCAGAACAGTTCGCCAGGGTCATGGGGGACAAAGGGGCGAAAGCATTGGTGATGATGGCGACGGTGGCTGCGGGGAACACAGCTGCGGGAATGGCGGCGAAAATGCCGACGCTGCCAGGCGCTGGGAAAGCAGCAGCGGTGGCCGAGGCGCAGATGAACATTCGCTTTTCAGCAGCGGCACTGGCGCAGGTCAAAGCCGTGGCCCTTCACGCAGAAGGCGTGATTGTCACCTTGGCGCCCACCGCAGTGGCCATGACAGCACACGGCAACTCCGGAGGCCCAACGGGCACCCAAGTCCAGCCGCTCCCTTCCGGTGGCCCTGGCAAATGGATCCAAGTAGACGAGTCTATGTCCGGGAATGCTCGGACCTATCAAGCCCAGATCACAGGTGCGCCCAAGGGCTACGCCTATCGCGTCACCCGCGGTCCCGAAGAGGTAGACTTCGATGGTTTCGAGCAGGGGGTATTGCTTGAAGTGAAGGGCAACGGCTACGCACAGTGGATCGACCATAAGCTGAATTTCTTCAAGATATTCGAGGGCGGTCCCAAGATGCTTGATCAGGCACGGCGTCAGCTCAGAGCAGCCCGAGGAACGCCCATCCGCTGGGTTGTTGCTGAAGAGAAACTCGCGAGTGTACTCAGGAAAATGTTCGCGGACGCCAACCTTCCGATTGAGGTTATCCATGTTCTTCCGGCGCCATGA
- a CDS encoding helicase-related protein, whose translation MSLVEGLKVRYLPQPEWGVGHLAALMEEGAKAVVFFPAREDAPVLVSTKGSALVAYALPAGEPVVTVKGRAATVVSEEPGARGLRRYVIRYTDTGEEDEMPESELRALPPRSDLLSTLREGRVGDAKAFTLRKQALVLDDERRCDALGALLASRVMVKPHQVGVVQRVLSARRPRFVLADEVGLGKTIEAGMVFSALRLAGLARRVLVVAPSHLTVQWLVELFHKFNQLFTLMDSDRYAQSLKEQPDVSPWERFPLVVTSLELLSRTEEHRRAVAADEAFWDLVIIDEAHHLKGEKAFEAAQGLAENSWGLLLLTATPMQLDPAEYHGLLTLIDAATAPTVKGFEERLARQEELSSAVRALLEGGEPASAVKALAKRFPGDAKLQGLKDRDALLEHLAETYSLSDRLVRNRRAVVGGFSSRRLHRHPVQLSAEELKTRDAALAVLAGASLRGAPLANVMRRLESSPSAFAGAVSANPALKAANLKLPARDAKLNAFLGVLRGIWAQEREAKVLVFTESRDTLEALQAELGREGIEALGYHGDLPLVERDRQVARFRDPEGPQVLLCTEVGGEGRNFQFAHHLVHYDLPWSPATVEQRIGRLDRIGQSKPVEIHVFDPAGTLASDVLMLLADAVGVFGETVGGLDAVLEEVEDRLAELALLPREARVAYAAELKAKVEAARAQVKRAYDPLLDLRSFDKPAVERLVTRAQTRMGIEVDEDEEAEPLEDGLWGVARDLDERLEESVTELAKRVGIRVDTDDEVDAFQCAFHFGHALNVEGLPGLDVMEDRTVLGTFWRDTAVEAEELEYFATGHSLVEALFGFLRDGPYGRSGFRFIEKRGTLKAKGLEFLYHVQLPEPEDTSPGARVPSRQLARFLERTLLHVAVAEGQGGPKVDASLLSSLEADGKALKGDEVARAFPGFSVFVEAAVPVAKKAAEAELGKLAVKAKKAIEAERDAALARMKLSLGHQGLSAEAVQEQLDAEGMHYDRLLRALSGAKVSLDSACGFVINR comes from the coding sequence ATGTCTCTCGTCGAAGGTCTCAAGGTTCGCTACCTCCCCCAGCCCGAGTGGGGCGTGGGACATCTCGCCGCGCTGATGGAAGAGGGCGCGAAGGCGGTCGTCTTCTTCCCGGCACGCGAGGATGCGCCGGTGCTCGTGTCCACCAAGGGCAGTGCGTTGGTGGCTTACGCCCTGCCGGCCGGCGAGCCTGTCGTCACGGTGAAGGGGCGAGCGGCCACGGTGGTGAGCGAGGAGCCAGGGGCCCGGGGCCTGCGCCGCTATGTCATCCGGTACACGGACACGGGTGAGGAGGACGAGATGCCCGAGTCCGAGCTGCGCGCGCTCCCGCCGCGCTCGGATTTGCTCAGCACGCTGCGCGAGGGCCGGGTGGGGGACGCCAAGGCCTTCACCCTGCGCAAGCAGGCCCTGGTCCTGGACGATGAGCGGCGGTGCGACGCGCTCGGCGCGCTCCTGGCCAGCCGGGTGATGGTGAAGCCGCACCAGGTGGGCGTGGTGCAGCGCGTGCTGTCGGCCCGGCGGCCGCGCTTCGTGCTCGCCGACGAGGTGGGTCTGGGCAAGACCATCGAGGCGGGCATGGTGTTCAGCGCGCTGCGGCTCGCGGGGCTGGCGCGCCGGGTGCTGGTGGTGGCCCCCAGCCACCTGACGGTGCAGTGGCTGGTGGAGCTGTTCCACAAGTTCAACCAGCTCTTCACGCTGATGGACTCGGACCGGTATGCGCAGTCCTTGAAGGAGCAGCCGGACGTGTCCCCCTGGGAGCGCTTCCCGCTGGTGGTGACGAGCCTGGAGTTGCTCTCGCGCACCGAGGAGCACCGGCGCGCGGTGGCGGCCGATGAGGCGTTCTGGGATCTGGTCATCATCGACGAGGCGCACCACCTCAAGGGCGAGAAGGCCTTCGAGGCCGCCCAGGGCCTGGCGGAGAACAGCTGGGGGCTCTTGCTGCTCACGGCGACGCCCATGCAACTGGATCCGGCCGAGTACCATGGGCTGCTCACCTTGATTGACGCGGCCACGGCGCCCACGGTGAAGGGCTTCGAGGAGCGGCTGGCGCGGCAGGAGGAACTGTCGAGCGCGGTGCGCGCGCTGCTGGAAGGAGGCGAGCCCGCCTCGGCGGTGAAGGCGCTGGCGAAGCGCTTCCCCGGGGATGCGAAGCTCCAGGGGCTGAAGGACCGGGACGCGCTGCTGGAGCACCTGGCGGAGACCTACAGCCTGTCCGACCGGCTGGTGCGCAACCGGCGCGCGGTGGTGGGCGGCTTCTCCTCGCGGCGGCTGCACCGCCACCCCGTGCAGCTGTCCGCGGAGGAGCTGAAGACGCGGGACGCGGCGCTGGCGGTGCTCGCGGGGGCCTCGCTGCGGGGCGCGCCGCTGGCCAACGTGATGCGGCGGCTGGAGTCGAGCCCCTCGGCGTTCGCGGGGGCGGTGAGCGCGAACCCGGCGCTCAAGGCGGCGAACCTCAAGCTGCCCGCGAGGGATGCGAAGCTGAACGCGTTCCTGGGCGTGCTGCGCGGCATCTGGGCGCAGGAGCGCGAGGCGAAGGTGCTGGTCTTCACGGAGAGCCGGGACACGCTGGAGGCGCTCCAGGCGGAGCTGGGCCGAGAGGGCATCGAGGCGCTCGGCTACCACGGAGACCTGCCGCTGGTGGAGCGGGACCGGCAGGTGGCGCGCTTCCGGGATCCGGAGGGGCCGCAGGTGCTGTTGTGCACGGAGGTGGGCGGCGAGGGGCGCAACTTCCAGTTCGCGCACCACCTGGTGCACTACGACTTGCCCTGGAGCCCGGCGACGGTGGAGCAGCGCATCGGCCGCCTGGACCGGATTGGCCAGTCGAAGCCGGTGGAGATCCACGTCTTTGATCCGGCGGGGACGCTGGCCTCGGACGTGCTGATGTTGCTGGCGGACGCGGTGGGGGTGTTCGGCGAGACGGTGGGCGGCCTGGACGCGGTGCTGGAGGAGGTGGAGGACCGGCTGGCGGAGTTGGCGCTGCTGCCGCGCGAGGCGCGGGTGGCGTACGCGGCGGAGCTGAAGGCGAAGGTGGAGGCGGCGCGGGCGCAGGTGAAGCGCGCGTATGATCCGTTGCTGGACCTGCGGTCCTTCGACAAGCCGGCGGTGGAGCGGCTGGTGACGCGGGCGCAGACGCGCATGGGCATCGAGGTGGACGAGGACGAGGAGGCCGAGCCGCTGGAGGACGGCCTGTGGGGCGTGGCGAGAGACCTCGACGAGCGGCTGGAAGAGAGCGTCACGGAGTTGGCGAAGCGGGTGGGGATCCGGGTGGACACGGACGATGAGGTGGACGCCTTCCAGTGCGCGTTCCACTTTGGCCACGCGCTCAACGTCGAGGGCTTGCCAGGACTGGACGTGATGGAGGACCGGACGGTGCTGGGCACCTTCTGGCGGGACACGGCGGTGGAGGCCGAGGAGTTGGAGTACTTCGCGACGGGCCACTCGCTGGTGGAGGCGCTGTTCGGCTTCCTGAGGGATGGGCCGTATGGGCGCAGCGGCTTCCGCTTCATCGAGAAGCGGGGGACGCTGAAGGCGAAGGGGCTGGAGTTCCTCTACCACGTGCAATTGCCGGAGCCGGAAGACACCTCGCCGGGAGCACGGGTGCCAAGCCGGCAGTTGGCGCGCTTCCTGGAGCGGACGCTGTTGCACGTGGCGGTGGCGGAGGGGCAGGGCGGGCCCAAGGTGGACGCGAGCCTGCTGTCCTCGCTGGAAGCGGACGGCAAGGCGCTCAAGGGAGACGAGGTGGCGCGCGCCTTCCCCGGCTTCAGCGTCTTCGTGGAGGCGGCGGTGCCGGTGGCGAAGAAGGCGGCCGAGGCGGAGCTGGGCAAGCTGGCGGTGAAGGCCAAGAAAGCCATCGAGGCCGAGCGAGACGCGGCGCTGGCCCGGATGAAGCTGTCGCTGGGACACCAAGGCCTCTCGGCCGAGGCGGTGCAGGAGCAACTCGACGCGGAGGGCATGCACTACGACCGGCTGCTGAGGGCCCTGTCGGGAGCGAAGGTGTCGCTCGACTCGGCGTGCGGCTTCGTCATCAATCGCTGA
- a CDS encoding HAD family hydrolase: MLILFDCDGVLIDSEILAAGVNAELLTELGLRITREEVIARFTGLTHEQVLAKVEALLGRALPEDFDERSRVEIDRRLEAVKPIDGVQEMLDRLSAPRGVCSNSSTRRLKLSLTAAGLWERFYPHIFSAPEIGRSKPAPDVFLHAAKVLGAPPRETLVIEDSVHGVSGAVAAGMRVIGFTGGGHSWPGHAEALTEAGAVKVVNHLSDVVPAVEACQG; this comes from the coding sequence ATGCTCATCCTCTTCGATTGTGACGGCGTGCTGATTGATTCAGAGATTTTGGCGGCGGGAGTGAACGCCGAATTGTTGACGGAGCTGGGTCTGCGCATCACCCGGGAGGAGGTCATCGCGCGGTTCACGGGCCTGACGCATGAGCAGGTGCTCGCGAAGGTGGAAGCGCTGCTCGGGCGCGCCTTGCCGGAGGACTTCGATGAGCGCTCCCGTGTGGAGATCGACCGGAGGCTGGAGGCGGTGAAGCCCATCGACGGGGTGCAAGAGATGCTCGACCGGCTCTCCGCGCCCCGGGGCGTCTGCTCGAATTCGAGCACCCGCCGGCTGAAGCTCAGCCTGACGGCGGCAGGGCTGTGGGAACGGTTTTATCCTCACATTTTCTCAGCCCCTGAGATTGGCCGCTCCAAGCCGGCGCCCGATGTTTTCCTGCATGCGGCCAAGGTGTTGGGTGCGCCCCCCCGGGAGACCCTGGTCATCGAGGACTCCGTCCATGGAGTTTCGGGCGCGGTGGCCGCGGGGATGCGGGTGATTGGCTTCACGGGGGGTGGGCACAGTTGGCCCGGGCATGCCGAGGCCCTGACGGAGGCGGGGGCGGTGAAGGTCGTGAACCATCTCTCAGACGTGGTGCCGGCCGTGGAGGCCTGCCAGGGCTGA
- a CDS encoding immunity 52 family protein has protein sequence MIETYYAGTYWRARPESAEACARRAEHFFDLLSRCDPAWSHWYETANSFEKARERAFATSAANFQNLFSRKEHQIGDGFSFHLWTGDTLQETSGINGTCGSADPLLSSTCILQPYDEGPVAERVLTTPVMTEVLRAMALAWEPEWGVATSHQHREMAVKGFPHAGTFVGWVMYFSRMRGTIPPLPAPVRVEPVENKGTLIILTPEKFSVSSPEHVALAARVHESLSKTGLLGPLQPVR, from the coding sequence ATGATTGAGACCTATTACGCGGGCACGTACTGGCGTGCCCGGCCCGAATCCGCGGAGGCGTGTGCACGGCGCGCGGAACATTTTTTTGATCTCCTCAGCCGTTGCGACCCTGCGTGGAGCCACTGGTATGAAACGGCGAACTCGTTCGAGAAAGCACGCGAACGCGCGTTCGCGACAAGCGCCGCAAACTTCCAGAACCTCTTCTCACGAAAAGAGCACCAGATCGGAGATGGCTTTTCCTTTCACCTGTGGACAGGCGACACCCTTCAGGAAACGTCTGGCATCAACGGAACGTGCGGTTCAGCCGATCCGTTGCTGTCATCCACTTGCATCCTCCAGCCTTACGATGAAGGGCCCGTGGCAGAGCGGGTGCTGACCACGCCGGTTATGACCGAGGTCCTGCGCGCCATGGCCTTGGCCTGGGAACCGGAATGGGGCGTAGCGACCTCACACCAACACCGGGAAATGGCCGTGAAGGGGTTCCCCCACGCAGGAACCTTCGTGGGCTGGGTCATGTATTTCTCCCGGATGAGGGGCACCATTCCCCCACTGCCTGCTCCTGTGCGCGTCGAGCCTGTAGAAAACAAGGGCACCCTCATCATCCTGACCCCCGAGAAGTTCTCCGTCTCCAGCCCAGAGCACGTAGCGCTGGCCGCTCGCGTTCACGAATCGCTGAGCAAAACGGGTCTATTGGGCCCGCTGCAACCCGTGAGGTAG
- a CDS encoding sensor histidine kinase has translation MMRRRTFMPRTGAGLPAYALSGLLPFLALVLPLLSLPSQYADALPLTFVPGLMILGSLVVLHGASARLIAPASSLSRHRVERVEALFTAAGRVLSSVQSPEMLTTALSRICVPEAADACLLFIPGEDGSPKAVATAHACVELEPRLGDLARLLSASREGRVARALSTGQGQRFDRGALERLSRETPEGQFLRAFGVRSCLIVPLAVGPQVLGVLVLMSTHPRHSYSAVDQSFMEELAGRAALTLDNARLRAEAQRTLELIGVAAHDLGNPLFALQLRLRRLRSPSAQAEGRLGEGLAHAEQETRRLGQLVHNLLDLSQLGTGSLTLEPEPLDLSALVRQLAERHADQAQASGCTLTVDAGPSTPGHWDRLRLERVLTNLLSNAFKFGRGAPVQVSVQDEAAHTVLRVKDHGIGIAPEAQQRIFGRFERAPTPERQAGVGLGLYIVRQLVHAHGGAIRVSSQPGQGTEFTVSLPHPSARV, from the coding sequence ATGATGCGCCGTCGGACCTTCATGCCACGTACGGGGGCGGGACTGCCTGCCTATGCCCTGTCCGGGTTGCTGCCTTTTCTCGCGCTGGTCCTGCCCCTGCTGTCCTTGCCCAGCCAGTACGCCGACGCCCTCCCGCTCACGTTCGTTCCCGGCTTGATGATCCTCGGAAGCCTCGTGGTGCTGCACGGTGCCTCCGCGCGCCTCATCGCCCCGGCGTCCAGCCTCTCGCGCCACCGGGTGGAGCGCGTCGAGGCGCTCTTCACCGCCGCCGGCCGCGTCCTGTCCTCGGTCCAGTCGCCCGAGATGCTCACCACCGCCCTGTCGCGCATCTGTGTCCCCGAGGCGGCCGACGCCTGCCTGCTGTTCATCCCCGGCGAAGACGGCAGCCCGAAGGCCGTGGCCACCGCCCATGCGTGCGTGGAGTTGGAGCCGCGCCTGGGAGATCTCGCGCGATTGCTGTCTGCCAGCCGCGAGGGCCGCGTCGCCCGCGCGCTGAGCACCGGCCAGGGCCAGCGCTTTGACCGGGGCGCCCTCGAGCGCCTGTCCCGGGAGACCCCCGAGGGCCAGTTCCTCCGCGCCTTCGGGGTGCGCTCCTGCCTCATCGTCCCCCTGGCCGTGGGGCCCCAGGTGCTCGGTGTCCTCGTCCTGATGTCCACCCACCCCCGGCACAGCTACAGCGCGGTGGACCAGTCCTTCATGGAAGAGCTGGCCGGCCGCGCCGCCCTCACGCTGGACAACGCCCGGCTGCGGGCCGAGGCCCAGCGCACGCTCGAGCTCATTGGCGTCGCGGCGCACGATCTCGGCAACCCGCTGTTCGCCCTCCAGCTCCGGCTGCGCCGGCTGCGCTCCCCCTCCGCCCAGGCCGAGGGCCGGCTGGGCGAGGGGCTCGCCCACGCGGAGCAGGAGACCCGCAGGCTCGGGCAGTTGGTGCACAACCTGTTGGATCTGTCCCAACTGGGCACCGGCTCACTCACCCTGGAGCCGGAGCCCCTGGACCTGTCCGCCCTGGTGCGGCAGCTCGCCGAGCGCCACGCGGACCAGGCCCAGGCCAGCGGGTGCACGCTCACCGTGGACGCCGGCCCTAGCACCCCGGGGCACTGGGACCGGCTGCGCCTCGAGCGCGTGTTGACCAACCTGCTGAGCAATGCCTTCAAGTTCGGCCGCGGCGCCCCCGTGCAGGTGAGCGTCCAGGACGAAGCGGCCCACACCGTGCTGCGCGTGAAGGACCACGGCATCGGCATCGCCCCCGAGGCCCAGCAGCGCATCTTCGGCCGCTTCGAGCGCGCCCCCACCCCCGAGCGCCAGGCGGGGGTCGGCCTCGGCCTCTACATCGTCCGCCAGCTCGTCCACGCCCATGGCGGTGCCATCCGCGTCTCCAGCCAGCCCGGCCAAGGCACGGAGTTCACCGTCTCGCTCCCTCACCCCTCCGCTCGCGTGTAA